The Clostridium sporogenes genome contains a region encoding:
- a CDS encoding ABC transporter ATP-binding protein, whose amino-acid sequence MNKLEIKNLNKRFGVKKATDDITITLENGVYGLLGPNGAGKTTLMKQITTLLTPDSGEIIFNGKNVKENEDEYRGYIGYLPQDFEAYKNFSAKEFLSYMAALKGLDKRQAKDKIDELLHLVGLYDVRNKKVGKFSGGMKRRVGIAQVLLNDPQIMVLDEPTAGLDPQERSRFRNLIADISRDKIIILSTHIISDIESVAKETIMIKNGTLLMQGTHEDILRGMKNRVYVIRTKDEREIAQIQQKYKIVNFQRGIDHTEVRVVSETIPSFKDVDIATPKFEDVYMFYFDLEDTKEV is encoded by the coding sequence ATGAATAAATTAGAAATAAAAAATTTAAATAAAAGATTTGGAGTAAAAAAGGCTACTGATGATATAACAATAACTTTAGAAAATGGAGTTTATGGATTATTAGGACCTAATGGAGCAGGAAAAACAACTTTAATGAAACAAATAACAACTTTATTAACACCAGATAGCGGAGAAATAATTTTCAATGGGAAAAATGTTAAAGAAAATGAAGATGAATATAGAGGATATATAGGATACCTACCACAGGATTTCGAAGCATATAAGAATTTTTCAGCTAAAGAATTTTTAAGTTATATGGCCGCATTAAAAGGATTAGATAAGAGACAAGCCAAGGATAAAATTGATGAACTTTTACACTTAGTTGGATTATATGATGTTAGAAATAAAAAAGTAGGAAAATTTTCAGGAGGTATGAAAAGAAGAGTTGGAATTGCACAGGTTTTATTAAATGATCCCCAAATAATGGTATTAGATGAACCTACAGCAGGGTTGGATCCACAAGAAAGAAGCAGATTTAGAAATCTTATAGCGGATATATCAAGGGATAAAATAATAATTTTATCTACTCACATAATTTCAGATATTGAATCTGTGGCTAAAGAAACAATAATGATAAAAAATGGTACACTTTTAATGCAAGGCACTCATGAAGATATATTACGAGGTATGAAAAATAGGGTATATGTAATAAGAACTAAAGATGAAAGAGAAATTGCACAAATACAACAAAAATATAAAATAGTTAATTTCCAAAGGGGAATAGACCATACTGAAGTTAGAGTTGTGTCAGAAACAATACCTAGTTTTAAGGATGTAGATATTGCTACTCCAAAATTTGAAGATGTATATATGTTTTACTTTGATTTAGAAGATACTAAGGAGGTTTAA
- a CDS encoding ABC transporter permease has translation MGRIIKFEMKKMLLRLGVIIPWILVAMLSTILLGTAGNDVVEIYSSVFDKSYGIAPLIGLLTFTIVSGSYTKEYDNNMVGLINSTENGKRNIVKAKAIAAGISTSIVNLSIILIIYLSALRKTGGKGLDLPLKSLWYFEKSGSNIKVYQMMILMILTIIVGSFIFAQIGLYLSSISKSAVIPFIFGGLIMGIPYLLEGFLVRAGNNGSILPYTPLWGMYSCQIVRYKASMGMALGTLAIIFIIAMTVLSKASNKSFSK, from the coding sequence ATGGGGAGAATTATAAAATTTGAAATGAAAAAAATGTTATTAAGATTAGGGGTTATAATTCCTTGGATTTTAGTAGCCATGCTTTCAACAATTCTATTGGGTACTGCAGGAAATGATGTTGTTGAAATTTATTCAAGTGTATTTGATAAAAGTTATGGTATAGCTCCATTAATAGGATTATTGACTTTTACAATTGTTTCAGGATCATATACTAAAGAATATGATAACAATATGGTAGGACTTATAAATAGTACAGAGAATGGTAAGAGGAATATAGTGAAAGCTAAAGCAATAGCAGCTGGAATATCTACTTCTATAGTTAATCTATCAATTATTTTAATAATATATTTAAGTGCCTTAAGAAAAACTGGTGGAAAAGGATTAGATCTTCCATTAAAATCATTATGGTATTTTGAGAAGAGCGGATCAAATATTAAAGTTTATCAAATGATGATTCTTATGATTTTAACTATAATAGTAGGATCTTTTATATTTGCACAAATTGGATTGTATTTGTCATCAATAAGTAAATCAGCAGTTATACCATTTATATTCGGTGGATTAATAATGGGAATACCATACTTATTAGAAGGATTTCTTGTACGCGCAGGTAACAATGGTAGTATTTTACCTTATACACCACTTTGGGGAATGTATTCTTGTCAAATTGTAAGATATAAGGCTTCTATGGGCATGGCATTAGGAACTTTAGCAATAATATTTATAATTGCTATGACAGTATTATCAAAAGCAAGTAATAAGTCCTTTTCGAAATAA
- a CDS encoding response regulator transcription factor: protein MDIISLNNKKILIIDDEEDIVRLIRTVLKKEGFQNIYYATNLEDGLKEFNKVEPDILILDVMLPDGEGYELCKTIRAKSKVPILFLSAKGEEIDKILGFAIGGDDYITKPFSTKELAYRVKAHLRRYSYVDEVKEEKNILSFGPFELNISKAEFKRDGEIIELKPKELALITFFAKHPNQIISKEKICDNVWGEDYYGFDNTIMVHIRRLREKIEKEPSRPEYLINVKGLGYKLVIKNEK from the coding sequence ATGGATATAATATCTCTAAATAATAAAAAAATACTAATAATTGATGATGAAGAGGATATAGTTAGATTAATAAGAACAGTACTTAAAAAAGAAGGATTCCAAAATATATATTATGCTACAAACTTAGAAGATGGGTTAAAAGAGTTTAATAAAGTAGAACCAGATATTTTAATTTTAGATGTTATGCTACCAGATGGGGAAGGGTATGAATTATGTAAAACCATAAGAGCTAAATCTAAGGTTCCTATATTATTTTTATCTGCTAAGGGTGAAGAAATAGATAAAATATTAGGATTTGCTATAGGGGGAGATGATTATATAACTAAGCCTTTCAGTACAAAGGAATTAGCTTATAGAGTAAAAGCCCATTTAAGAAGATATTCTTATGTAGATGAAGTTAAGGAAGAAAAAAATATTTTATCCTTTGGGCCCTTTGAGCTAAATATAAGTAAGGCAGAATTTAAAAGAGATGGGGAAATTATAGAATTAAAACCTAAAGAACTAGCATTAATAACTTTTTTTGCAAAACATCCAAATCAGATAATAAGTAAAGAAAAAATTTGTGATAATGTTTGGGGAGAAGATTATTATGGATTTGATAATACTATAATGGTTCACATTAGAAGACTTAGAGAAAAAATTGAAAAGGAACCATCAAGACCAGAATATTTAATAAATGTTAAAGGATTAGGATACAAATTGGTGATAAAAAATGAAAAATAA
- a CDS encoding sensor histidine kinase has protein sequence MKNNMKWRITGRFLVTVICVVITVVIINIVSLIGLAIYRNANEISSKKYKIEDLVRNFSSNIKEADNKIYIDDKGKAILDSNNGWIQIIDANNNEVYSYKKPSYIKNKPTAAEIVNLHKYKTSDKQSELSTNFVYEKKIGNKRLTYIMGLQNNDINKYVVTTKNSEVIQLIKSATIIIIIVDGIIALIFGYLFIRKLTNPLGEILLGVKKLENEEYDLYYEPKGMYNDLYYSLNNLSDRLQENKRNRKKLDNMREEWISNISHDIKTPLASIQGYAEIIKDEDYDFTKEEIGEYAEIIENKSKYIKELVEDLNLSTRLKNNTLTLNKEKINLANLIKDIIIDILNDTRYENREIDFHCENDNIEINGDKILIRRAIINILFNAIVHNSEDVKINVTLKKQDKISIIIEDNGRGIKGEELNRIFDRYYRGTNTGERHKGSGLGMAISKETIVAHGGNITIGSELGKGTKVNILL, from the coding sequence ATGAAAAATAATATGAAGTGGAGAATTACAGGCAGATTTTTAGTAACAGTTATTTGTGTAGTTATAACTGTAGTCATAATAAATATTGTATCTTTAATTGGACTCGCAATTTATAGAAATGCTAATGAGATTAGTTCTAAAAAATATAAAATTGAAGACTTAGTTAGAAATTTTTCTTCGAATATTAAAGAAGCAGATAATAAAATATATATTGATGATAAAGGCAAAGCTATATTAGATAGTAACAATGGTTGGATACAGATTATAGATGCTAACAATAATGAAGTTTATAGTTATAAAAAGCCTTCTTATATAAAAAATAAGCCTACTGCTGCAGAAATAGTAAATTTACATAAATATAAAACTTCTGATAAGCAAAGCGAATTATCTACTAATTTTGTATATGAAAAAAAAATAGGAAATAAAAGATTAACTTATATTATGGGACTTCAGAATAATGATATAAATAAATATGTAGTCACTACTAAAAACTCAGAAGTAATTCAACTTATAAAATCTGCTACAATAATAATTATTATTGTAGATGGAATTATAGCCTTAATTTTTGGATACCTTTTTATTAGAAAATTAACTAATCCTTTAGGGGAGATATTGCTAGGCGTAAAAAAATTAGAAAATGAAGAATATGATTTATATTATGAGCCTAAAGGAATGTATAATGATTTATATTATAGTTTAAATAATTTATCAGATAGATTACAAGAGAATAAAAGGAATAGAAAAAAGCTAGATAATATGAGAGAAGAATGGATTTCAAACATTTCTCATGATATAAAAACCCCATTAGCTTCTATTCAAGGCTATGCAGAAATAATAAAAGATGAAGACTATGATTTTACAAAAGAGGAAATAGGAGAGTACGCTGAAATCATAGAAAATAAATCTAAATATATTAAAGAATTAGTAGAAGATTTAAACCTATCTACTAGATTAAAAAATAATACTTTAACTTTAAATAAGGAAAAGATTAATCTAGCTAATTTAATAAAGGATATTATAATAGATATATTAAATGATACTAGATATGAAAATAGAGAAATAGATTTTCATTGTGAGAATGACAATATTGAAATAAATGGAGACAAAATTCTTATAAGAAGAGCTATAATTAATATTTTATTTAATGCTATTGTGCACAATAGTGAAGATGTAAAGATAAATGTTACACTAAAAAAACAGGATAAGATAAGTATAATTATTGAAGACAATGGCAGGGGAATAAAAGGGGAAGAGTTAAATAGAATTTTTGATAGATATTATAGAGGAACTAATACAGGAGAGAGACATAAAGGTTCTGGATTAGGAATGGCTATATCAAAAGAAACAATTGTTGCCCATGGAGGAAATATAACTATTGGAAGCGAACTAGGTAAGGGAACCAAAGTAAATATATTATTGTAA
- a CDS encoding ABC transporter ATP-binding protein, whose translation MKLKLEGIKYDIGSKELLRGIDLNVEKNHFVGLIGPNGCGKTTLLKNIYRYLTPKAGSVYIDDKNIYGMKNKELSKLMAVVMQEHSLEFDFSVKEIVAMGRFSSNNRFASVDEDDEKLIEKSLKNVGLEECGNRSFLSLSGGEKQRVMIAMALCQNTDLIVLDEPTNHLDIKYQLQIIHMLRHLDITTFTTLHDMNIAATFCDYIYVMKKGKIVTHGPVEKVFTEEMFREVFEVEAHIYRNPYNNKLNVSYLTCCK comes from the coding sequence ATGAAATTAAAATTAGAAGGTATAAAATATGATATAGGTTCAAAAGAACTTTTACGTGGAATAGACTTAAATGTAGAGAAAAACCATTTTGTTGGATTAATAGGCCCAAATGGCTGCGGAAAAACTACATTATTAAAAAATATATATAGATATTTAACTCCTAAAGCAGGATCTGTATATATAGATGATAAGAATATCTATGGAATGAAAAATAAAGAACTTTCTAAACTTATGGCTGTAGTTATGCAAGAACATTCATTAGAATTTGATTTTAGTGTAAAAGAAATAGTAGCTATGGGAAGATTTTCTTCTAACAATCGATTTGCAAGTGTAGATGAGGATGATGAAAAACTTATAGAAAAATCTCTAAAAAATGTAGGCCTTGAAGAATGCGGAAACAGAAGTTTTTTAAGTTTATCTGGTGGTGAAAAACAAAGGGTTATGATAGCTATGGCATTATGCCAAAATACAGATCTCATAGTATTAGATGAACCTACTAACCACTTAGATATAAAATATCAACTTCAAATAATTCATATGTTAAGACATTTGGATATTACAACTTTTACAACCCTTCATGATATGAATATAGCCGCTACATTCTGTGACTATATATATGTAATGAAGAAAGGTAAAATAGTTACCCATGGCCCTGTAGAAAAAGTATTTACAGAGGAAATGTTTAGAGAAGTTTTTGAAGTAGAAGCTCATATTTATAGAAATCCATATAATAACAAGCTAAATGTGAGTTATCTAACTTGTTGTAAATAA
- a CDS encoding FecCD family ABC transporter permease, producing MNKDKQILKCKNNCTLKFILLIIVLFVITTVCITFGSVKIDVGVTFKSLINNILNKEIFAKDWPNNIDNIVFKLRLPRLLLAIVSGGALALVGILMQTLTRNSLADPYILGISSGASAGATLSIVLGILSSFGHLGIALGAFLGSLIASIMVFKISGVSKVYSKTKLILTGVAVSSIFTAVTNFIITFAKNDSLVKSAVFWTIGSLAGANYNQVKFSLVIMVITSILSMLLYKDLDAMLLGEAVAKNIGINTKFIIRFIMIASTLLTGTIVAFTGVIGFVGLIVPHIARQMVGSSHKKLIPFGIVIGSILMVITDTIARTVLSPQEVPIGVITAFLGGPFFLYLMQKSTYRFGGK from the coding sequence ATGAATAAGGATAAACAAATTTTAAAGTGCAAAAATAATTGCACTTTAAAATTTATTCTATTAATTATAGTATTGTTTGTAATAACCACAGTTTGCATAACCTTTGGTTCTGTAAAAATAGATGTAGGTGTAACCTTTAAATCCCTTATAAATAACATATTAAACAAAGAAATTTTTGCTAAAGATTGGCCAAATAATATTGATAATATAGTTTTTAAATTAAGGCTTCCAAGATTACTTCTAGCAATAGTTTCTGGTGGTGCTTTAGCCCTTGTGGGAATTTTAATGCAAACTTTAACCAGAAACTCACTAGCAGATCCATACATATTAGGTATATCCTCTGGTGCATCTGCAGGGGCTACCCTATCTATAGTATTAGGCATTTTAAGTTCTTTTGGACATTTAGGAATAGCCTTAGGAGCATTTTTAGGTTCTTTAATTGCATCTATTATGGTATTTAAAATATCCGGAGTAAGTAAAGTGTATTCTAAAACTAAATTAATACTAACTGGAGTTGCTGTATCTTCTATATTTACTGCAGTAACAAATTTTATAATAACCTTTGCCAAAAATGATAGCTTAGTTAAAAGCGCAGTATTTTGGACTATTGGTAGTTTAGCAGGAGCTAATTATAATCAAGTGAAGTTTTCTCTTGTAATAATGGTTATAACTTCCATTTTAAGCATGCTATTATATAAAGATTTAGATGCTATGCTTTTAGGTGAAGCCGTAGCAAAAAATATAGGTATAAATACTAAATTTATAATTAGATTTATAATGATAGCTTCTACACTTTTAACAGGTACTATAGTAGCTTTTACAGGAGTAATTGGATTTGTAGGGCTTATAGTTCCTCATATAGCAAGGCAAATGGTAGGTTCTTCTCATAAAAAATTAATACCCTTTGGTATTGTAATAGGATCAATATTAATGGTAATTACAGATACTATAGCTAGAACCGTATTATCTCCACAGGAAGTTCCTATAGGAGTAATAACTGCATTTTTAGGAGGTCCTTTCTTCCTATATTTAATGCAAAAAAGCACCTATAGATTTGGAGGTAAATAA
- a CDS encoding ABC transporter substrate-binding protein: MNKKLIAITLSTLVLVGGITGCSNKSTSTSSDSTKTEQSADKPLKLDFVQTSRHDDSSNKFSMVYDKKPEKSLAITNCMIEMMLSMDLQDKMAGTAYAENNILPDLKPAYDKVPVMSKTYPSKEQILSNGVDFIIGWGGDFNDKGAGSIDWLNENKIKAYIPRSVSPDATVDSIYEDFKNLGMIFGKEDKAKELTEKMKSELKETTDKIKNVDKKVKVLGYDSGKDKAVVVGKGINNEIIKLAQGENVFGDMKKDYPEVSMEEIIKRNPDVIMVLEYSVGNGGDTFENKVKALKANPALKDVNAIKNNKFIKVELTELYPGVRVPKTVNKLAKEFYPDKF, from the coding sequence ATGAACAAAAAATTAATTGCTATCACATTATCTACACTAGTATTGGTAGGAGGTATTACTGGTTGCTCTAATAAAAGTACTAGCACAAGTAGTGACAGTACTAAAACTGAACAATCTGCTGATAAACCATTAAAACTAGATTTTGTACAAACTAGTAGACATGATGATAGTTCAAACAAATTTTCAATGGTTTATGATAAAAAACCAGAAAAATCTTTAGCAATAACAAATTGTATGATCGAAATGATGTTATCTATGGATCTACAAGACAAAATGGCTGGTACTGCATACGCAGAAAACAATATACTACCAGATTTAAAACCTGCCTATGATAAGGTACCTGTTATGAGTAAAACTTATCCATCTAAAGAGCAAATACTATCAAATGGAGTTGACTTTATAATAGGTTGGGGTGGAGACTTCAATGATAAAGGTGCTGGTAGTATAGACTGGTTAAATGAAAATAAGATAAAAGCTTATATTCCAAGATCTGTAAGCCCAGATGCAACAGTTGATTCTATCTATGAAGATTTTAAAAATCTTGGAATGATCTTTGGCAAGGAAGATAAAGCTAAAGAATTAACAGAAAAAATGAAATCAGAACTAAAAGAAACTACAGACAAAATTAAAAACGTTGATAAAAAAGTAAAGGTTTTAGGATATGACTCTGGAAAAGATAAAGCTGTAGTTGTTGGAAAAGGTATAAACAACGAAATAATTAAGCTTGCACAGGGTGAAAATGTCTTCGGCGATATGAAAAAAGACTACCCTGAAGTATCTATGGAAGAAATAATAAAAAGAAATCCAGATGTAATAATGGTTTTAGAGTATTCCGTTGGAAACGGTGGAGATACCTTTGAAAACAAGGTTAAAGCTCTTAAAGCAAATCCTGCTTTAAAGGATGTAAATGCTATAAAAAACAACAAGTTTATAAAAGTTGAATTAACTGAATTATATCCTGGCGTAAGAGTTCCTAAAACTGTAAATAAACTAGCTAAAGAATTCTACCCAGATAAATTTTAG
- the dhaK gene encoding dihydroxyacetone kinase subunit DhaK — MKKIINKPETVVMEMCNGIAMAHPELEFVRKYKIMKKKSINKNKVSLISGGGSGHEPAHAGFIGKGMLDAAVCGDVFASPSQIQVYKAIKATASEKGTLLIIKNYSGDIMNFKNAAHLASEDGIKVDYVKVDDDIAVEDSLYTVGRRGVAGTVLVHKLAGAAAELGLSLEEVKSIAEKAIANVRSLGFALSSCTVPAKRTPTFQLGEDEIEFGVGIHGEPGIVREKIASADELAKKIVDSILKDMKIDGSNNEEVALLINGFGATPLQELYLFNNSVTAELSKRNIKINRIFVGNYMTSIDMEGASVSIMKLDKELKELLSKESDTPAFKVSGPVEPVEYVALESNNDAIKEVTFDLETCDCHSEIKDEKITLDNMIYIIDKMSEVIIANEVHFCELDSHAGDGDFGMSVAKGFKQLKREWKHILKEDDMNIGKFLNECSLVIMEHCGGASGPIWGSAFRAAGKKVGDKKELSLSDFAEMMQAAVKGIQSTGERSFGRGAVVGDKTLIDALVPCADLWSESSNNNTSIHEAFQKGAAAAVKGAKMTEEIVARMGRAGTVGERSIGYPDAGAYGLGVIFTEISNSLK, encoded by the coding sequence ATGAAAAAAATAATAAATAAACCTGAAACTGTAGTTATGGAAATGTGTAATGGAATAGCTATGGCACATCCAGAATTAGAGTTTGTTAGAAAATATAAAATAATGAAAAAAAAGAGTATAAACAAAAATAAAGTTAGCTTAATTAGTGGTGGTGGAAGTGGTCACGAACCAGCTCATGCCGGATTTATTGGAAAGGGAATGTTAGATGCAGCAGTATGCGGAGATGTGTTTGCTTCTCCATCCCAAATTCAAGTGTATAAAGCTATAAAAGCTACGGCCAGTGAAAAAGGAACTTTATTAATTATAAAAAACTATAGTGGAGATATAATGAATTTTAAAAATGCCGCACATTTAGCTAGTGAAGATGGTATTAAAGTTGATTATGTAAAGGTTGATGATGATATAGCTGTTGAAGATAGTTTATATACTGTAGGTCGTAGAGGTGTTGCTGGTACTGTACTAGTTCATAAACTAGCCGGTGCAGCTGCAGAATTAGGTTTATCATTAGAAGAAGTTAAATCAATCGCCGAAAAAGCTATAGCCAATGTTAGAAGTTTAGGTTTTGCATTATCATCTTGTACAGTTCCTGCTAAAAGAACTCCAACTTTTCAATTAGGAGAAGATGAGATAGAATTCGGTGTTGGAATTCACGGTGAACCTGGAATAGTAAGAGAAAAGATTGCCTCAGCAGATGAATTAGCTAAAAAAATTGTTGACTCCATATTAAAAGATATGAAGATAGACGGGTCTAATAATGAAGAAGTGGCATTATTAATTAATGGTTTTGGTGCTACTCCACTACAAGAATTATATCTTTTTAATAATTCAGTTACTGCTGAACTTTCAAAAAGAAATATAAAAATAAATAGAATATTCGTAGGAAACTATATGACTAGTATAGATATGGAAGGTGCTTCAGTATCTATTATGAAACTAGATAAAGAGCTTAAAGAATTATTATCAAAAGAAAGTGACACTCCTGCATTTAAAGTTTCAGGACCAGTTGAACCGGTTGAATATGTAGCTTTAGAAAGTAATAATGATGCTATAAAAGAAGTTACTTTTGATTTAGAAACATGTGATTGTCACAGTGAAATTAAAGATGAAAAAATCACTTTAGATAATATGATTTATATTATAGATAAGATGAGTGAAGTAATAATAGCAAATGAAGTTCATTTCTGTGAATTAGATTCTCATGCTGGTGATGGTGATTTTGGTATGAGTGTAGCAAAAGGCTTTAAACAATTAAAAAGAGAATGGAAACATATTCTTAAAGAAGATGATATGAATATTGGTAAATTCTTAAACGAATGCTCTTTAGTAATTATGGAGCATTGTGGTGGAGCATCAGGTCCAATATGGGGATCAGCATTTAGAGCTGCAGGAAAAAAAGTTGGAGATAAAAAAGAATTATCCCTTTCAGATTTTGCTGAAATGATGCAAGCAGCAGTAAAAGGAATACAATCCACAGGAGAACGTTCTTTTGGAAGAGGAGCCGTAGTCGGAGATAAAACTTTAATTGACGCATTAGTTCCTTGTGCTGATTTATGGAGTGAAAGTTCTAATAACAATACTTCTATCCATGAGGCCTTCCAAAAAGGTGCCGCTGCAGCAGTTAAAGGTGCAAAAATGACTGAAGAAATAGTAGCTCGTATGGGTAGAGCAGGTACAGTTGGTGAAAGAAGTATTGGTTACCCAGATGCAGGTGCCTATGGATTAGGAGTTATATTTACAGAAATATCAAATTCATTAAAATAA